Proteins encoded together in one Oxalobacteraceae sp. CFBP 8761 window:
- a CDS encoding response regulator transcription factor, producing MVRIVIADDHTIMREGLKRILEGAEEVDIVGEATNGFEVLALVRQGGFDLLLLDLSMPGRSGVDLIRQVRSEAPKLAILILTMHEEEQYAVRAIRAGAQGYLTKESAGTQLVGAIRKVASGRPYISTEVAEQLALNIMAPSEQLLHKQLSDREFEVFSHLVGGKSITEIANGLHLSVKTVSTHKTRIMQKMGMSSLSEMVQYAVAHRLLSPMKA from the coding sequence ATGGTCAGAATTGTTATCGCGGACGATCACACGATCATGCGCGAAGGTCTCAAACGTATCCTGGAGGGCGCCGAAGAAGTTGACATTGTCGGCGAAGCAACCAATGGGTTCGAGGTGCTGGCGCTGGTGCGCCAGGGCGGTTTCGACCTGCTGCTGCTCGACTTGTCGATGCCAGGGCGCAGTGGTGTCGACCTGATCCGCCAGGTGCGCAGCGAAGCGCCCAAACTGGCCATTCTCATCCTCACGATGCACGAAGAAGAGCAATATGCCGTGCGCGCGATCCGGGCTGGCGCCCAGGGGTATCTGACGAAGGAAAGCGCGGGCACGCAGTTGGTGGGCGCCATCCGCAAGGTGGCTTCGGGGCGCCCCTATATCAGTACCGAGGTCGCAGAGCAATTGGCCCTGAATATCATGGCCCCAAGCGAGCAATTGCTTCACAAGCAGTTATCCGACCGCGAATTTGAGGTATTTTCCCATCTCGTGGGTGGGAAATCGATTACCGAGATCGCCAACGGCCTGCATCTTTCCGTCAAGACGGTGAGCACCCACAAAACCCGCATCATGCAGAAAATGGGCATGAGTTCGCTCTCGGAAATGGTGCAATACGCCGTAGCGCACCGCCTGCTCTCGCCAATGAAAGCTTGA
- a CDS encoding protein phosphatase CheZ has protein sequence MTNAADDFDALFEEVAAQRTSASPSPASAAPVAAPAPAAAASNDEDDLDSLFDQVSATATSTAPAAPAAPAAVAPSSAAAITTATPAAGEEGGENSGMFERLGGIVRLLHDSLRELGYDKALNEASSQIVDAQDRLEYVATLTEQAANKVLNTLDEGMPAQDVLSKQSKDMELRWGDLFDGKLSLDEFKALAGDSRQFATSVTAATEAEKARLLEIMMAQDFQDITGQLIKKVVKITQAVEGELAQLLRDNAPPDLKEKLAQKQATPEPLMQGPSVPQAALNQDNVDDLLADLGF, from the coding sequence ATGACCAACGCCGCTGACGATTTCGACGCACTATTCGAGGAAGTGGCGGCGCAGCGCACCAGCGCTTCGCCAAGTCCTGCTTCCGCGGCCCCCGTGGCAGCGCCTGCCCCGGCAGCCGCTGCCAGCAACGACGAGGACGACCTCGATTCGCTGTTCGACCAGGTGTCCGCTACCGCCACATCGACTGCCCCCGCTGCACCAGCTGCACCAGCTGCCGTTGCACCGTCGAGCGCCGCTGCAATCACGACCGCGACCCCGGCCGCTGGCGAAGAAGGTGGCGAAAACAGCGGCATGTTCGAGCGCCTCGGCGGCATCGTGCGCCTGCTGCACGACTCGCTGCGCGAACTGGGCTACGACAAGGCGCTCAATGAAGCCTCGTCGCAAATCGTCGACGCACAGGACCGCCTCGAGTATGTCGCCACGCTGACCGAACAGGCTGCCAACAAGGTCCTGAACACGCTCGACGAAGGCATGCCGGCGCAGGACGTGCTGTCGAAACAGTCGAAAGACATGGAACTGCGCTGGGGCGACCTGTTCGACGGCAAGCTGAGCCTGGACGAATTCAAGGCGCTGGCCGGCGATTCGCGCCAGTTCGCCACCAGCGTGACAGCGGCCACCGAAGCCGAAAAGGCGCGCCTGCTCGAAATCATGATGGCCCAGGACTTCCAGGACATCACCGGCCAACTGATCAAGAAAGTGGTCAAGATCACGCAGGCCGTCGAGGGCGAGCTGGCCCAGCTGCTGCGCGACAATGCACCACCTGACCTCAAGGAAAAGCTGGCGCAGAAGCAGGCAACACCGGAACCACTGATGCAAGGCCCGTCAGTGCCGCAAGCGGCGCTGAACCAGGACAACGTTGACGATCTACTTGCCGATCTGGGATTCTAA
- a CDS encoding ATP-dependent DNA helicase RecQ, producing the protein MTRHDPTLMHRGLMAVRRHSIQRLLDGVFGIAKLRDGQQRVIDSVLDGKDTLAIMPTGGGKSLCYQIPAKMLEGITVVVSPLISLMKDQLEKLEEIGVRAVQVNSCLNAEEEHAAIAAIEQETCEIVFCTPERMVSPEFIATLQKVTLDIVVIDEAHCISQWGHDFRPAYIGLGAAIEAIGRPPVLALTATATDEVVADINKQLGRKLNVINTGVYRPNLHYAVQQVTSVAEKYQAALRLVQASEGVGIVYAATVKAAEDMLAVLEEAGESVTIYHGKLPAAERKQNQDLFMDGERRVMVATNAFGMGIDKCDTRFVIHLQIPPNLESYYQESGRAGRDGLDATCTLLYLRDDKRLQQFFLMKHYPCAQELQLVHCTVRGLGDTGPVTPARLDEALADLADSSIKVCIKLLKDAKLIRQNRKLEYTAASAEPKPGIFDKLAAVYVQKQEHDKHALEQMVSYAVSGFCRWKLILDYFDDKVAGFQHCCKCDNCLNPPALSLTEGIEIRDDEFDHEPVADVPAPKFVVGARACSAKYGEGVVTAVAGDQITLDFADGESRTFMVDFLTPA; encoded by the coding sequence ATGACACGACACGACCCCACCCTCATGCACCGCGGCCTCATGGCCGTGCGTCGCCACTCCATCCAGCGCCTTCTCGACGGTGTCTTCGGCATCGCCAAGCTGCGCGACGGCCAGCAACGCGTGATTGACAGCGTCCTTGATGGCAAGGACACGCTGGCGATCATGCCCACGGGTGGCGGCAAATCGCTGTGCTATCAGATACCGGCCAAGATGCTCGAAGGGATCACGGTCGTCGTCTCGCCACTGATCTCGCTGATGAAAGACCAGCTCGAGAAGCTCGAAGAGATCGGCGTGCGTGCGGTGCAGGTCAACAGCTGCCTGAACGCCGAAGAAGAACATGCGGCCATCGCGGCGATCGAGCAGGAAACCTGCGAGATCGTGTTCTGCACGCCAGAGCGCATGGTCTCGCCCGAGTTCATCGCGACGCTGCAGAAGGTCACGCTCGACATCGTCGTCATCGACGAGGCGCACTGCATCTCGCAGTGGGGCCACGATTTCCGCCCAGCCTATATCGGCCTGGGCGCTGCCATCGAAGCGATCGGCCGCCCACCGGTGCTGGCTTTGACGGCCACTGCCACTGACGAAGTCGTCGCCGACATCAACAAGCAGCTGGGCCGCAAGCTCAATGTCATCAACACCGGCGTGTACCGCCCGAACCTGCACTACGCCGTGCAGCAGGTCACGAGCGTGGCCGAGAAATACCAGGCCGCGCTGCGGCTGGTGCAGGCATCCGAAGGCGTCGGCATCGTCTACGCCGCTACCGTCAAGGCGGCGGAAGACATGCTGGCCGTGCTCGAAGAAGCGGGCGAATCGGTCACCATTTACCACGGCAAACTGCCTGCCGCCGAGCGCAAGCAAAACCAGGACCTGTTCATGGACGGCGAGCGCCGCGTGATGGTCGCGACCAATGCGTTCGGCATGGGCATCGACAAGTGCGACACGCGCTTCGTGATCCACCTGCAGATTCCGCCGAATCTCGAATCGTATTACCAGGAATCCGGCCGCGCAGGGCGTGACGGTCTGGACGCCACCTGCACGCTGCTCTACCTGCGGGACGACAAGCGCCTGCAGCAGTTCTTCCTGATGAAGCACTACCCGTGCGCGCAGGAGCTGCAACTGGTGCATTGCACCGTGCGTGGACTGGGCGATACCGGTCCGGTCACCCCGGCGCGCCTGGACGAAGCGCTGGCCGATCTGGCTGACTCGAGCATCAAGGTCTGCATCAAGCTGCTCAAGGATGCCAAGCTCATTCGCCAGAACCGCAAGCTCGAATACACCGCCGCCAGCGCCGAGCCAAAGCCCGGCATCTTCGACAAGCTCGCTGCCGTGTACGTTCAGAAGCAGGAACACGACAAGCACGCGCTCGAGCAAATGGTCAGCTACGCCGTCAGCGGTTTCTGCCGCTGGAAGCTGATCCTCGACTATTTCGATGACAAGGTGGCAGGCTTCCAACACTGCTGCAAGTGCGACAACTGCCTCAACCCGCCTGCGCTGTCGCTGACCGAAGGCATCGAGATTCGTGACGACGAGTTCGACCACGAGCCGGTGGCCGACGTGCCGGCGCCGAAGTTCGTCGTGGGTGCGCGCGCCTGCTCGGCCAAGTATGGCGAGGGTGTCGTGACTGCTGTCGCCGGCGACCAGATCACGCTCGATTTTGCCGATGGAGAAAGCCGGACCTTTATGGTCGACTTCCTCACCCCGGCGTAA
- a CDS encoding helix-turn-helix domain-containing protein: MEAGRQRQGRLWSNLKEVCDLLRIQASVSVSSEELLFQHVQFKTGQRVHTIGQAFDTLYIVNSGFLKTVLIDEFGNEQVLSFPMKGDMLGVDGIHTRHYASEAVALSDCDLILLPFKKLTALGRVHNELENMMYGVMSRELVREQTMIGMLGALSAEARVARFLVSLADRFAAMGYSSKLFNLRMTRHEIGSYLGLTLETVSRTLSAFNEIGMITVDQRTIGIKDAESLKTLRRLPPSRSRTKASAKQKAELDQSGDDQVLATA; this comes from the coding sequence ATGGAGGCCGGTCGCCAGCGCCAGGGCCGACTCTGGTCCAACCTCAAGGAAGTCTGCGACCTGCTGCGTATCCAAGCCAGCGTTTCGGTAAGCTCCGAAGAACTGTTGTTCCAGCATGTACAGTTCAAGACCGGCCAGCGTGTCCACACGATCGGCCAGGCCTTCGACACCTTGTACATCGTCAACTCGGGCTTTCTCAAGACCGTGCTGATCGATGAATTCGGCAACGAGCAGGTGCTCAGCTTTCCGATGAAGGGCGACATGCTCGGCGTCGACGGCATCCACACGCGCCACTACGCGTCCGAGGCGGTGGCCCTGTCCGATTGCGACCTGATCCTGCTGCCCTTCAAGAAACTGACGGCGCTGGGCCGCGTGCACAACGAGCTCGAGAACATGATGTACGGCGTCATGAGCCGTGAGCTGGTGCGTGAACAAACGATGATCGGCATGCTCGGCGCCCTGTCGGCCGAGGCGCGCGTGGCACGCTTTCTCGTGTCGCTGGCCGACCGCTTTGCCGCGATGGGCTACTCGAGCAAGCTGTTCAACCTGCGCATGACCCGCCACGAAATCGGCAGCTACCTGGGCCTCACGCTGGAAACCGTCAGCCGCACGCTGTCGGCCTTCAACGAGATCGGCATGATCACCGTCGACCAGCGCACCATCGGCATCAAGGATGCCGAATCGCTCAAGACATTGCGCCGCCTGCCCCCATCGCGTTCACGCACCAAGGCAAGCGCCAAGCAAAAGGCCGAGCTCGATCAATCAGGCGACGATCAGGTGCTGGCCACGGCCTGA
- a CDS encoding ligase-associated DNA damage response exonuclease has product MGDMVVVRKEGLYCVPGDFYIDPWRPVPRAVITHAHGDHARVGHGHYLAAAPGIGVLKSRLGDITVDAMEYGQSVTHNGVKISLHPAGHVLGSAQVRMEVGGEVWVASGDYKVEPDKTCAPFEPVRCDTFITESTFGLPIYRWQPEAELMTEINAWWRKNADEGRCSVVFAYSFGKAQRILAGLDASIGTIVCHGSVEPLNRAYRAEGVDIPPTVLVTEVEKALLRRAMVIAPPSASGSTWMKRFGDYSDAFASGWMLLRGARRRRGVDRGFVLSDHADWPGLMSAIKATEAERVIVTHGSIPTLVRWLNQNGLEASGFETEYGDEEAGEAASDGAPKEPVAPEKTAGAADA; this is encoded by the coding sequence ATGGGAGACATGGTCGTTGTCCGCAAGGAGGGCCTGTACTGCGTACCGGGTGATTTCTATATCGATCCATGGCGCCCGGTGCCGCGCGCCGTGATCACGCACGCGCATGGCGACCATGCACGCGTTGGTCACGGCCACTACCTGGCCGCTGCGCCCGGCATTGGCGTACTCAAGTCGCGCCTGGGCGACATTACGGTCGATGCGATGGAATACGGCCAGTCGGTGACGCACAACGGCGTGAAGATTTCGCTGCATCCGGCCGGCCACGTGCTGGGCTCGGCGCAGGTACGCATGGAAGTTGGCGGTGAAGTCTGGGTCGCATCGGGCGACTACAAGGTCGAGCCCGATAAAACCTGCGCGCCGTTCGAGCCAGTGCGCTGCGACACCTTCATTACCGAATCCACCTTCGGGCTGCCGATCTATCGCTGGCAACCCGAAGCCGAGCTGATGACGGAGATCAACGCCTGGTGGCGCAAGAATGCCGACGAGGGGCGTTGCAGCGTGGTATTCGCGTACTCGTTCGGCAAGGCGCAGCGCATCCTGGCGGGCCTGGACGCGAGCATCGGCACGATCGTCTGCCACGGTTCGGTGGAGCCGCTCAACCGGGCGTACCGCGCCGAAGGTGTCGACATTCCACCGACCGTGCTGGTGACCGAGGTCGAAAAGGCACTGTTGCGGCGCGCGATGGTGATCGCGCCGCCGTCCGCCAGTGGCTCGACCTGGATGAAGCGCTTCGGCGACTACAGCGATGCCTTCGCCAGCGGCTGGATGTTGTTGCGCGGTGCGCGCCGCCGGCGCGGCGTCGATCGCGGCTTCGTGCTGTCGGACCACGCCGACTGGCCTGGCTTGATGAGCGCCATCAAGGCGACGGAAGCCGAGCGCGTGATTGTCACGCACGGCTCGATTCCCACGCTCGTGCGCTGGCTGAACCAGAACGGGCTGGAGGCCTCTGGCTTCGAGACAGAATACGGCGATGAAGAGGCAGGCGAGGCCGCATCCGATGGCGCGCCAAAGGAACCGGTTGCTCCCGAAAAGACAGCAGGAGCGGCCGATGCGTGA
- a CDS encoding ligase-associated DNA damage response DEXH box helicase, whose product MSRNEVKDRVDAWFAGRGWTVFPFQRNVWKAALKGESGLLHANTGAGKTFAVWFAALQRAGLASGRNKAGLRVLWITPMRALAADTQRALEDSAAELMPEWRIGARTGDTKASERARQTRSMPATLVTTPESLTLMISNAAALEQFRNLDMIIVDEWHELMGSKRGVQVQLALARLRRWRPELLVWGVSATMGNLDLARQVLLGADAGVLVEGDTRKKIVVDSLIPENVSRFPWGGHLGLQMLQPVIDEIEKHEATLVFTNTRSQSEIWYQNILEARPDWAGVIALHHGSLDREVREWVELGLKSGILKAVICTASLDLGVDFLPVERVLQIGSAKGVARLLQRAGRSGHAPGRVSRVTLVPTNSLELLEAAGARKAVAARRIEGRYVPNKPFDVLVQHIVTVALGGGFRADELYDEVRQAWSYRHLTQEEWQWALDFVARGGQSLTVYPEYRRVLPDEEGVYRVPDAAIGRRHRMSIGTIMSDATIQVKYMSGGRIGSVEESFISRLKPGDRFLFGGRILEFVRVHELTAFVRRATGTRGAIARWQGAKMPMSNELAHAALEELRLADAGVFDGPEMRALAPLIEIQQRWSALPTSETLVLESMKSREGYHLFVYPFAGRSVHMGLASLMAFRVGRVQPITFSIAINDYGFELMSPEPVDWAGMFVASTGAGVSLFDTERLLEDVIDSLNATQLSQQRFREVARIAGLVFQGYPGQPKSNRQLQASSSLFFEVFRKHDAGNLLLTQAEREVMEQELELTRLRDTLLELHARGVAYREVKRATPFGFALMVERFREKVSTEKLSDRVARMVRELEKAAA is encoded by the coding sequence ATGAGTCGCAATGAAGTCAAGGATCGGGTCGACGCGTGGTTCGCCGGACGTGGCTGGACGGTGTTCCCGTTCCAGCGCAATGTCTGGAAAGCGGCGCTCAAGGGCGAATCGGGCCTGCTGCATGCGAACACCGGCGCCGGCAAGACGTTCGCCGTCTGGTTCGCGGCGCTGCAGCGCGCGGGCCTTGCATCCGGGCGCAACAAGGCGGGCCTGCGTGTCCTGTGGATCACGCCAATGCGAGCCTTGGCGGCAGATACCCAGCGCGCGCTCGAAGACTCTGCCGCCGAGCTGATGCCCGAGTGGCGCATCGGCGCGCGCACGGGCGACACGAAAGCCAGTGAGCGCGCGCGCCAGACGCGCAGTATGCCGGCCACGCTGGTGACGACGCCCGAGAGCCTGACGCTCATGATCAGCAACGCGGCGGCGCTCGAGCAGTTCCGCAACCTCGACATGATCATCGTCGACGAGTGGCACGAACTGATGGGCAGCAAGCGCGGCGTGCAGGTGCAACTGGCGCTGGCGCGGCTGCGGCGCTGGCGGCCCGAGCTCCTGGTCTGGGGCGTGTCGGCGACGATGGGCAACCTCGACCTGGCGCGCCAGGTCTTGCTCGGCGCGGATGCCGGCGTCCTGGTCGAGGGCGACACGCGCAAGAAGATCGTCGTCGATTCGCTGATTCCCGAAAACGTGTCGCGCTTCCCCTGGGGCGGGCACCTGGGCCTGCAGATGCTGCAGCCCGTGATCGACGAGATCGAAAAACACGAGGCGACGCTCGTGTTTACCAACACCCGTTCGCAGTCCGAGATCTGGTACCAGAACATCCTCGAGGCGCGGCCCGACTGGGCCGGCGTGATCGCGCTGCACCATGGCTCGCTCGATCGCGAGGTGCGCGAGTGGGTGGAACTTGGCCTGAAAAGCGGCATCCTCAAGGCCGTCATCTGCACGGCGAGCCTGGACCTGGGCGTGGACTTTCTGCCGGTCGAGCGCGTGCTGCAGATCGGCAGCGCCAAGGGCGTGGCGCGCCTGCTGCAGCGTGCGGGGCGCAGCGGCCATGCGCCGGGGCGCGTCTCGCGCGTGACGCTGGTGCCGACCAACAGCCTCGAATTGCTCGAAGCTGCGGGTGCGCGCAAGGCGGTGGCGGCGCGCCGTATCGAGGGCCGCTACGTGCCCAACAAGCCGTTCGACGTGCTGGTCCAGCACATCGTGACGGTGGCGCTGGGTGGCGGCTTTCGCGCCGACGAACTGTATGACGAAGTGCGCCAGGCCTGGTCGTACCGGCACCTGACGCAGGAAGAGTGGCAATGGGCGCTCGACTTTGTCGCGCGTGGCGGTCAGAGCCTGACCGTGTATCCCGAATACCGGCGCGTTCTGCCGGACGAAGAGGGCGTGTACCGCGTGCCCGATGCCGCGATCGGCCGCCGGCACCGGATGAGCATCGGCACCATCATGTCCGATGCGACGATCCAGGTGAAGTACATGTCGGGCGGGCGCATCGGCAGCGTCGAAGAATCCTTCATCTCGCGCCTCAAACCGGGCGACCGTTTCCTGTTCGGCGGGCGCATCCTCGAATTCGTGCGCGTGCACGAATTGACAGCGTTCGTGCGGCGCGCCACCGGCACGCGCGGCGCCATTGCGCGCTGGCAGGGCGCCAAGATGCCGATGTCGAACGAACTAGCGCACGCTGCGCTGGAAGAATTGCGGCTGGCCGATGCGGGTGTGTTCGATGGCCCCGAGATGCGCGCGCTGGCGCCGCTGATCGAGATCCAGCAGCGCTGGTCGGCGCTGCCCACCAGCGAAACGCTGGTGCTCGAATCGATGAAGAGCCGCGAAGGGTATCACCTGTTCGTCTACCCGTTCGCCGGGCGCTCGGTGCACATGGGCCTGGCCTCGCTGATGGCGTTTCGCGTCGGGCGCGTGCAGCCGATCACGTTCTCGATTGCGATCAACGACTATGGCTTCGAGCTGATGTCGCCCGAGCCGGTGGACTGGGCGGGTATGTTCGTCGCGTCCACCGGGGCGGGGGTGTCCCTGTTCGATACCGAGCGCCTGCTCGAAGACGTCATCGACAGCCTGAATGCGACGCAGTTGTCGCAGCAGCGCTTTCGCGAAGTCGCGCGCATCGCGGGGCTCGTGTTCCAGGGGTATCCGGGTCAGCCGAAATCGAACCGGCAGTTGCAGGCGTCGTCGTCGCTGTTCTTCGAGGTGTTCCGCAAGCACGACGCAGGTAATCTGCTGCTCACGCAGGCCGAGCGCGAAGTGATGGAGCAGGAGCTGGAACTGACGCGCCTGCGCGACACGCTGCTCGAGCTGCACGCGCGCGGCGTGGCCTACCGCGAGGTCAAGCGCGCCACGCCGTTCGGCTTCGCGCTGATGGTCGAGCGCTTCCGCGAAAAGGTCAGTACCGAGAAGCTGAGCGACCGCGTCGCGCGCATGGTGCGCGAGCTCGAGAAGGCGGCCGCATGA
- a CDS encoding ATP-dependent DNA ligase: MREFARLYADLDETTSTTRKLEALQAYFSNAAPENAAWAVYFLAGGKPRQAVPTKLLRQYAIEYAVLDEWLFDESYAAVGDFAETIAHILPPPTERSDVGLAEWMEERIGPLRGADPGRIREALFGYWNELDWRERFLLVKLIGGGFRVGVSRLLVTRALAAIAAVDSKLIAQRLMGWTDGRVKPTAAGFLQLIAEQSAEEHKLRGGQPYPFFLSHQLAAEPATLGEPADWIVEWKYDGIRAQLVRRDGQSFLWSRGEDLITERFPELAAARLPDGMVLDGEVLIWQPDAAMPSPFADLQKRIGRKTLSAKLLAELPAVLCCYDLLELDGVDLRGLPQHERRALLEVEVAKLDQRQLRLSPVVEADSWEALAELRAGSRARSVEGMMLKARTAQYGVGRTKDVGTWWKWKIDPYAIDAVLLYAQPGSGRRASLYTDYTFAVWDGEGNERKLVPFAKAYSGLTDAEIGQVDNVIRRTTIEKFGPVRSVKPTMVFEIGFEGIALSPRHKAGIAVRFPRILRRRTDKPVEEADTLDTLKGLLEAATA, encoded by the coding sequence ATGCGTGAATTCGCCCGCCTGTACGCCGACCTCGACGAGACCACGTCGACCACCCGCAAGCTCGAAGCGCTGCAGGCATATTTTTCCAACGCCGCGCCCGAGAACGCCGCGTGGGCTGTGTACTTCCTGGCCGGCGGCAAGCCGCGCCAGGCGGTCCCGACCAAACTGCTGCGCCAGTACGCCATCGAGTACGCTGTGCTGGACGAGTGGCTGTTCGACGAGTCGTATGCAGCCGTTGGCGACTTCGCCGAAACCATCGCGCACATCCTGCCGCCGCCGACCGAACGCTCGGACGTTGGCCTCGCCGAGTGGATGGAAGAGCGGATCGGCCCGTTGCGCGGCGCCGATCCGGGCCGCATCCGCGAGGCGCTGTTCGGCTACTGGAACGAACTTGATTGGCGCGAGCGCTTCCTGCTCGTCAAGCTGATTGGCGGCGGTTTCCGCGTGGGCGTCTCGCGCCTGCTCGTCACGCGCGCGCTCGCCGCCATTGCGGCAGTGGACAGTAAACTCATTGCCCAGCGCCTGATGGGCTGGACTGACGGCCGCGTGAAACCGACGGCGGCCGGCTTCCTGCAACTGATCGCCGAGCAATCGGCCGAAGAACACAAGCTGCGTGGCGGGCAGCCGTACCCATTCTTCCTGTCGCACCAGCTGGCGGCCGAACCGGCGACGCTGGGCGAGCCAGCCGACTGGATCGTCGAATGGAAGTACGACGGTATCCGCGCGCAACTCGTGCGGCGCGACGGCCAGAGTTTTTTGTGGTCGCGCGGCGAAGACCTGATCACCGAGCGGTTCCCTGAACTGGCGGCAGCGCGCCTGCCGGACGGCATGGTGCTCGATGGCGAAGTGCTGATCTGGCAACCCGATGCGGCAATGCCATCGCCGTTCGCCGACCTGCAAAAACGCATCGGTCGCAAGACCCTGTCCGCCAAGCTGCTGGCCGAACTGCCGGCGGTGCTGTGCTGCTACGACCTGCTTGAACTCGACGGTGTTGACCTGCGCGGCTTGCCGCAGCACGAGCGGCGCGCGCTGCTGGAAGTCGAAGTGGCCAAGCTCGATCAGCGCCAGTTGCGCCTGTCGCCAGTGGTCGAAGCCGACAGCTGGGAAGCGCTGGCCGAACTGCGCGCCGGCTCGCGTGCGCGCAGCGTCGAGGGCATGATGCTCAAGGCGCGCACGGCGCAATATGGCGTCGGACGCACGAAGGATGTCGGCACCTGGTGGAAGTGGAAAATCGATCCGTACGCCATCGATGCGGTGCTGCTGTATGCGCAGCCGGGCAGCGGGCGGCGCGCGTCGCTGTACACCGACTATACGTTCGCCGTGTGGGACGGGGAGGGTAACGAACGCAAGCTGGTGCCGTTTGCGAAAGCGTATTCGGGCCTGACCGATGCCGAGATCGGGCAGGTCGACAACGTCATCCGGCGCACGACCATTGAAAAATTCGGGCCGGTGCGGTCGGTGAAGCCGACAATGGTGTTCGAGATCGGCTTCGAGGGCATTGCGCTTTCGCCACGCCACAAGGCCGGCATTGCCGTGCGCTTTCCCCGTATCCTGCGCCGGCGCACCGACAAACCGGTCGAGGAAGCCGACACGCTCGACACGCTGAAGGGTTTGCTGGAGGCGGCCACCGCATGA
- the pdeM gene encoding ligase-associated DNA damage response endonuclease PdeM has protein sequence MTHATIQVAGETLLLLPEKAVYWPAQHMLIVADIHFGKAAAFRSLGVPVPRGTTSENLAGLDALVAQHDARHVAFLGDFLHARAAHASSTQLAMLAWRGRHPDLALTLVRGNHDLHAGDPAEALGIELVDEPHAIGPFAFCHHPGVDAAGYGLAGHVHPVYVLATRFDALRLPCFVVGTQGLLLPSFGAFTGGHAVKPGPGDRIYVTSGDMVHGVG, from the coding sequence ATGACCCATGCGACCATCCAGGTGGCGGGCGAGACGCTGCTGCTGTTGCCCGAGAAGGCCGTCTACTGGCCGGCCCAGCACATGCTGATCGTGGCCGACATCCACTTCGGCAAGGCGGCGGCGTTTCGCTCGCTGGGCGTGCCGGTGCCGCGCGGGACCACGTCGGAAAACCTGGCCGGCCTCGACGCACTGGTCGCGCAGCACGACGCGCGCCACGTCGCGTTCCTCGGCGACTTCCTGCATGCGCGCGCAGCCCATGCCAGTTCGACCCAGCTGGCGATGCTGGCCTGGCGCGGGCGCCATCCCGACCTCGCCCTGACGCTCGTGCGCGGCAATCACGACCTGCACGCGGGTGACCCGGCCGAGGCGCTGGGCATCGAGCTGGTCGACGAGCCGCATGCGATCGGGCCGTTTGCGTTTTGCCACCATCCGGGCGTCGATGCGGCGGGCTATGGCCTGGCCGGCCACGTGCATCCGGTGTACGTGCTGGCCACGCGCTTCGATGCGCTGCGCCTGCCATGCTTTGTCGTCGGTACGCAGGGCCTGCTCCTGCCATCGTTCGGCGCGTTCACGGGCGGCCACGCGGTCAAGCCGGGGCCGGGCGACCGTATCTATGTGACCTCGGGCGACATGGTGCACGGCGTCGGCTAG
- a CDS encoding universal stress protein: MYRKILITTDGSAVSQHTACAGVKFAQQLGAEVLALFVAPEYQYPVYVEIIPPSYPSEEEYVAQMRRMGEEYMGKITRSCASANLAHRCLTAFSDTAALKIVEVAEQEGCDLIFMGSHGRSGWNQLLLGSVTNKVLSHTAKPVLVHRLIAEPAV, translated from the coding sequence ATGTACCGAAAAATTTTGATTACAACCGACGGGTCCGCCGTCTCCCAGCACACCGCCTGCGCCGGCGTCAAGTTTGCCCAGCAACTGGGCGCCGAAGTGCTGGCCCTGTTCGTCGCACCTGAGTACCAGTATCCGGTGTACGTCGAGATCATCCCGCCCTCGTATCCCAGCGAAGAAGAATACGTGGCCCAGATGCGCCGGATGGGCGAGGAATACATGGGCAAGATCACGCGCTCCTGCGCGTCGGCCAATCTTGCGCACCGCTGCCTGACGGCGTTTTCGGATACGGCAGCGCTCAAGATCGTCGAGGTCGCCGAGCAGGAAGGCTGCGACCTGATCTTCATGGGCTCGCATGGCCGCAGCGGCTGGAATCAGTTACTGCTGGGCAGTGTCACGAACAAGGTGCTGTCGCATACCGCCAAGCCGGTGCTGGTCCACCGGCTGATCGCCGAGCCCGCAGTCTGA